TGCTCCAAACAGGAAGGCAGGACTGAGGTTAGGGGGCCACTCAGGAAAGCAAAGATACGAAACAATATCTGTAAGCTTAAACAAGCTTGAACAGGAAGACAGAAATCTGTGTTATAATCTGCTTTACACAAACTAACCAGACATTGTTATTGCATTATAATGGCGCCATTACAGCCAATGTTCTCTGTGAGCAAGCTGTATGCTAACTGAGTTTTACGTGTGCCTTTATAACACCGTTAGCTTGGTGGAAGAAGTCAGCGTCAGTAATGTCGACTCACCCTTGTTGTAGCTCTCCGACTTGCTGCGCATCATAGGTCTGGTCCgatgctgtgctgctgcaggctgcgTAGTGCCAGGGCCGGCGTTAACGGGGTCAGACTGATAGGAAGACAGATCCTGCATGCTGAAACTCCTCAGTCTGTCTGACAGGACACCTTGGCTCTAGAACGGGTAACACCAGGTATTCATTTTAGCGTCAGCAGCAATGCGAGACAGCGAGAGGATGGATCAACTTTAGGGGcacaagatgaaacaaacaaacattcaaagctttattcAATAAGCCTGCTTCATTATGTGAATAGCAAACAACATAACAGGCTTGATACCCTTATCCACAATGACCCTGTGCTGTACCCCGTGGtcaatagaaaacaaaatgccCAGAGTCTGCATTACCTTTGTTGCAGCCAtgactgcagctgtggctgCAACATTCAGCCCTTTTCTCCCaaaatgcatcagtgtgtcaTAGCTTTTGTCCTTGGCTTGGCCGATATAGTCATCGATGTCCTGAAACAAGtgcaagcaaaacaaaacaagacacaaacacagtgtctCTGATTGTCACCATCAAACTTGTTTAATgtgctgtgttgatgttttttttttcttggctgcATCTTCATTTAATTCTGTGTCTGTTATTGTCTTCACCAACTCACTAATGTGTTTCCcgacacagacagaagagggaaaaggaaagcagaaatgTAGGAACAACATGACGTTTCCTGTATCCTGCCTTGCAAACACATCTTTAATAGCTTAAGTGGAAAAGTGAATTGGCACTAGAGCGCTTTTGTTCTCCAGAACGCTGCAAAGCTCAAATTCTATTAGTCACAAAACCACACATGCTAACTTCGAGCCTCGACTGAGTATTTTCACCCAAGCCCTTTCATGAACAACACcagtggaaatgagaggaatATCCAACAAAGGAAGGGTCTTCACCTTTTCTTTTGAGGAAAGCGTGGGATGGACAAACTTCCTGTATAGCACACTGGAGCCTTTAGTGTAAGGGGACAGCAGCCACACCACAAAGGCTATCTTCAGTTCATAGTAGAAGGGAAGCCTGCAATGAACGCACAGAATGATGGAGCCACTGGTGCAACAAAGCACAATGAAACACAAGCTTGGCATGTCAGTGACAAAATATTTGATGTgatataaacacaacaacagcaaagaggTGAACTAGATCACTCACCAGCAAAGAAACATGTCTGTAAATACTTCCACAGTAGTGAAGAGGGCAAATATTATCCAGTACATCATCCATTTCACctaaaatataacaaaacagcaaaggttcGGTAAAGTAGCTACACTCAACACCTTTAGAGACACATTTATGAGGATGACACTGCCTGATATCATTTCATAGCTAAAATACAAACCAAATACTCACATATTCTTTCACATCTTTCGACTTCACAGCTTTATAAGATGAGTACGCAGGGTATAGTGTACCAAACACAAGTctacaagacaaaaaaagtcATATTTAACACTGCAGTCTGGCAAAATGTGCCCAAATAACTTCAAATCAAGACATTTCAAATGTATTAAATCATGATTGTGGACAATGGATCACGGATTCAGCAGAGATTTCAGATTAGGTTCTTGAAAAATACCTGGGCTAAAATTTCAAATGCATTTCTCTGTCATCTGTAAATCCACGCTAAGTTacatttttacagtgcagtTTTGTGCATGAGCCCTCTGAGTTACGTAAGTAACTTGATGGACAGGTTATCAGGAGAGAGCAAGGTAAATCGGGAAAGGTGCAACAGCTTTTCCCTTCCAGAAGGAAACCATTAAATCACGCACGCTATGCTGGACTTTTGATTTGGGCAAACAAGCTGTCCAGGTGCTAAGCTTGTGCAGACACGAGGTAAAATTagcttgcatgtgttttttctcccttttcttttctattcGTGTGCAGAcacctgtgctgtgctgctgggtgCCCGGGCAGAGACGGGACCCTGTGCTACAGCCAGGCAACAGCTGTGAGCTCGACCTGATCAAATTACTGACCCACATCATGT
This window of the Chaetodon auriga isolate fChaAug3 chromosome 14, fChaAug3.hap1, whole genome shotgun sequence genome carries:
- the reep1 gene encoding receptor expression-enhancing protein 1, with the protein product MVSWIISRLVVLVFGTLYPAYSSYKAVKSKDVKEYVKWMMYWIIFALFTTVEVFTDMFLCWLPFYYELKIAFVVWLLSPYTKGSSVLYRKFVHPTLSSKEKDIDDYIGQAKDKSYDTLMHFGRKGLNVAATAAVMAATKSQGVLSDRLRSFSMQDLSSYQSDPVNAGPGTTQPAAAQHRTRPMMRSKSESYNKGQDFDMTEYEVLGLDQWDPKGLLSQSNSPSESESTAITPSLTPQSSAPSTPSPPSTPPAPEQPEEVGIGVQAASSSPQLRLIKRKAPEPPLRVLRPLTRSRSALSSNNEAM